In one window of Nitrobacter hamburgensis X14 DNA:
- a CDS encoding P-II family nitrogen regulator, whose product MNAIKLHPLKKLEIILAGEHKEFATDLLDRAGVKGYTIVGNLSGKGSHGLYGGHLMFNEDDVLIMIIAAVPQSLVDPLLDGFQPFFDAHSGVIFVSDIQVGRLAKFMA is encoded by the coding sequence ATGAACGCCATCAAGCTGCATCCGCTGAAAAAGTTGGAAATCATTCTCGCCGGCGAGCACAAGGAATTCGCCACCGACTTGCTCGACCGCGCCGGAGTCAAGGGCTACACCATCGTTGGCAACCTGTCGGGCAAGGGCAGCCACGGCCTGTACGGAGGGCACCTGATGTTCAACGAGGATGACGTCCTCATCATGATCATCGCCGCCGTGCCGCAAAGCCTGGTCGATCCGCTGCTCGACGGCTTTCAGCCGTTTTTCGATGCCCACTCAGGGGTGATTTTCGTCAGCGACATCCAGGTCGGCCGCCTGGCCAAGTTCATGGCGTAG